From the genome of Oryza glaberrima chromosome 1, OglaRS2, whole genome shotgun sequence:
TcaaacaaattttgaattttcaactcttaatttggagttgattttggggggTTTTCATTGAGGTTTATTTTTCAgactttgcttttagatcactaagaacatgagcatgtataaaaaattttattcacaaattattttttatttgtaaatataccgTTTGGCTTATTCACACATATGTGAAACGATGGGGCCGTATTTCTTTGCGTTTGTGGAAATTTCTTTGGGTAACACTTGTTAGGCCCGGACTTCATAATTTGGTCCGAAAGGATGCATTACTTTACATGGGCTTTCTCATGGACTAGTAATGTAGCCCAATGTCATCGTCATGGTCTTGGTAGAGTCCCAtctattaattgttttttttaagttgggatacatgagaattttggtgggatatgGATAGAGAATTGAGggaggaactccctccttttcaatacctgggtagtgGTGGTAATTGGGacggaattcctcctttactttgcctaaacaaatctcagccattcATTTTCATTAATGaactaatctccaactaaactctcTATCAATTTCCActacctctaccaaacaagatactgggattaaaaatcaaattcccattttaatctcaccatcaattccctcgtgtaaactctcAATCCTAttttaatctcaccatcaattcctaaactcccaatccccttcccggCGTTGCCAAACAAGCAGTGTGCGAAATAGCGTGTGAACTTCAATTTATACTGCAGAGATTGATTTATACAACATATACTATGAAAAGTTCAACAAAAGAGACAGGTCCAGACCTGAACAATGTTTTGAGTGCAATAAACGAAACTCATAAAGCTCGTCGACGCGGCGATGCTTGCCTCACTATCCACGTCAAACTCCCACAACTCGCAACTTTTCGAACGGCAACAATGGCGTTATAGCACCACTGCCTAACACTACTGATCAATGTCAATGGAGCCGGCGCGACAGCtagacggcggcggcattgcCATGGAGATAGTCGAGGAAGAAGACGCCGGCGCCACCAGGCTGGGGCGGCTCAGCCTCAGCCTCGACCtgaacggtggcggcggcggcgcgttccGCCCCAGCACGCTGCTCGACGAGTACGAGCGGCTGGCCATCGAGGCCCAGCTCGACCGGGCCGTCCTGCGCCGGAGCTACTCCGAGCCGAGCCCGTCCcgtctcgccgtcgtcgcgccgcagGACAAGCAGGAAGCCCCGCCGGGCGCTGCCGGCCGACGtgccaaggaggaggagaaaccGGGAGCGGGACGTGCGCCGGCGCGGAGGTCCTGGCTGCTGGAGGCGTTGAAGCGGCTGCTCTGCTGGctcggcatcggcggcgcgtggggcggagggcgccgccggGGCGAGGAGCCGGCCGCGCcgtgcccgccggcgccggcgccgaggatgCAGCTTCTCGACTACCTGACTACTACCTCCACTACCTGACGCCATGTAACTAGCCGTGTGATTTGTGAGTCAACAGCAGACATGTTAAATTGCCGTGACGAccgaaattttaatttttgatcGATCAACGACGCAACGTGACAATCCGCGTCGCATAGTTGCTTGTGACCAGTGTTTAGTTTCTGTAGCTTTCTTCATGATCGGAAGCAAATTCTCTAACTTAACATTTGTAACTTTATCATAGAGAAGTTAGAAAATCTTAATCATCCGTATTACCTGATCTGATCTTCCTGATCGATAATATCCGATCAGGTTAGGCTGGATCCATCCGATCCAATCATGGCAATCTAAGGACGGGGACCTTGGCATGCCCAGAAAGATACCTTTACAGCCATGGCGAGCAAAAAGAGAGGGAAAAAGTGACTGTGTCCAAGGACAAAACAAACTGTGCGAGATTTCGGTTGAATAATCGAGTCATATGATTCACTGCCGGTACATTGGATTAGGCCACCGCGCGCTCACGGTAACATCAGATTCAGATAGTTACAGTTAGCTGATTAGCTCGCGATCCGGTCAAAGAGAGCAGCTTACCCACCGCCACCGGGCACCATGGCGAGGACTGACGACCAAGAAACTGAAGTAAACCGTGTCCGGTGCACCAATTCTTCTGACGATTCAAGAAACATAACGATACCTGGAGCTGTCATCAATGCTTCAGAGTAGTACTACCCTTGTCTGAAGATCATTGTCCTATTCCAGTCGCCGAAAGAAATTTCAGTACTATAAATTCATACACAAAAAAAGCAGATTGCAGATGTGAACTGAGTACAAAATGATGatgcaaaattttcttttgctgtTGCACTGTTGCAGTAGAGTGTCATGCCACCAACCATTACATCATCATAACTAGACGTCACTGACGTTCCAATTGAAAACACATGTTTATAAAACGTTTGTTACGTACTCTAATTAAGCTTGAGAGAAGTTTGACCGGCGATCGACAAACTTTGGACAAAGAAGCAAAAGCAGGCTGGGTCGCAGTCAACAACTGCAACGATGGGATGAACTTTCCACAGGCAGGGATTCAAAGTCATTCAACATCTCTAACTGCCACAGGCAGCAGCAAATATTACATCAATGGATCCTTGCAACTTCAGCGACATGATCTCATCACGTGGATTAGAACATTGGACAATCTATGTGCCGACAAGCAACAACACCACTTGGCACTTTGGCAGTTGGCACCCAACCGAAATAGCTGAAATGTTTGACTCCCCAAAAAAGAACTGAGTGACACACGTTTATTATTGCATAATGGAGTTTACAAGGCGCACTCAACACGCTGCTTCCATCCAATTAGAAAACGAAAAGTATCTACAACCTGGTTCTATCTACAGTTTCACCCTTCCCTTCTTAGTACTACTGAAGGGAGTTCATAAGGCCATTTGTCTTGCAATATATGAGATTACACTAAAACCACTAGGCTAgcaaaaacaacaaacaaatcgaagtgaagagaagagaaaaaaaaatatggacaaTCAAAAACCCTCAACACCAGATCTCCGTAAAATAGGGGAAGGCGATTTCTTGATAGAGCTTACTCTAGGGTCATCCAGAGCACAGCTGGTCCTTGGAGGAAGCAGTGCAGATGTGGATGACCTTGGCGAGAGCAAATGTTGGTTTCGCGAAGGAGGTGACGGTGAGAAGGTTACGACAGGATGGTGATGAATGATGCCATTGAGACTTGTAGATTTTAACATCACCTTTCTTGGGGCAGCAGATGGCTCTTGCAAAGGATATCGACATGGAACCTTTATGTCCTGGACGCTTGCTAGGGACTCCACAACGGCCCTCATGGTAGGCCTCTCTGATGGATCTTTATTAAGGCATCTCAATATGATATCTGCTACAATCCGAGCAGCCTTGGTAGGGAAGCGTCCTTTTATACGGGAGTCCATGATTAACGATAGGCGACTATCATCGGTGAGGAAAGGCCTACTCCACTTGACAATATTGCGTTCTTCTTTTGAGGAACGGACATCAAGGTTCTTCCTTCCTGTTATTAGCTCCAGCAGGACAACTCCAAAGCACCATACGTTGCTCTTGGGAGTCAGTACACCTTTCTCCAAGGTTTCCACTGAGAGGTTTGCAGCAGCCTAACAAAGAATAGCATCCACGGTAAACAATGGCATTGACCACTATGGATATAATGCAAACAAGTAAAGTAAAAACACATCAAAATATTAGGATATTTGGGACTAAATAATATCAATGGCGTGCAACACAGAATCCATACAAACGAACAGAGTATTAACCATGCCAAAACACACTACTTGAATTTACAGAAAGAGATCAGGCAAATGAGTTGGGCTCTGATAACTATAtcttctaaaatattttcaaaacatAACTTACCACAGATGCATTTGATATTTCCTCCTCGGTATTGAATCCAACACATCCATATCCTGATAGCTTTGCAGTGAAATCTTTGTCAATTTGGATGTTTGAGGTTGAGAAGTCATTGTACATGgcctgtaaaaaaaataacatatgaATAAGAGTTTAAACCACAAGGTCAAAAACCATCAACCAATGTACTATACAACTAGGTAAAATAAATATTCACTTATTGGTaatgtcaaaaagaaaaagtttagaagcAGTAACCTGAAAAGGCCCTTCATCATGTAGGAAAGCCAGGCCTCTAGCAGCACCAAGAGCAACCTTCAAACGTGCTGACCAGTCCATGAAACGACCATCCGATCTTCCAAAGAGTAGTTTATCTAAGCTGCCATGATGGAGTCGCTCATAGACCAACATCCTTTCATTAGATTCTTCTCTTGCGTGAAAGCCGATTAGTTTACATAAGTTGGGATGCTGAAGTGATGCCAAGGTATTCACTTGTGT
Proteins encoded in this window:
- the LOC127758972 gene encoding probable serine/threonine-protein kinase PBL1, which gives rise to MMGCFTVLRSKKKKPLALTKKSVDARESTSSRLPEPEAHVPSLQSAPPSFRNKAKIHQSEKKASYSRARVLSAPSSLIVVDQDGLPYAEFDDQDDSRGKGGSIKGHRFSNPLPLPLPSPEGKSLRNFGSFKAINASGPLDASGPLPLPPKKCDGLKNFSYEELSSACQWFSGDQCVSESLTSTSYKASFRDDFTDPKTIEAIVSRLLSSTQSLKEFKTQVNTLASLQHPNLCKLIGFHAREESNERMLVYERLHHGSLDKLLFGRSDGRFMDWSARLKVALGAARGLAFLHDEGPFQAMYNDFSTSNIQIDKDFTAKLSGYGCVGFNTEEEISNASVAAANLSVETLEKGVLTPKSNVWCFGVVLLELITGRKNLDVRSSKEERNIVKWSRPFLTDDSRLSLIMDSRIKGRFPTKAARIVADIILRCLNKDPSERPTMRAVVESLASVQDIKVPCRYPLQEPSAAPRKVMLKSTSLNGIIHHHPVVTFSPSPPSRNQHLLSPRSSTSALLPPRTSCALDDPRVSSIKKSPSPILRRSGVEGF